Proteins from one Mycobacterium sp. EPa45 genomic window:
- a CDS encoding pyridoxal phosphate-dependent aminotransferase, translating to MSTHQLPWHGTSQHPRQRTFTQSTKLQDVLYEIRGPIHEHATRLENEGHRILKLNIGNPAPFGFEAPDVIMRDMIAALPDAQGYSDSKGIPSARRAVFTRYELVEGFPRFDIDDVYLGNGVSELITMTLQALLDNGDQVLIPAPDYPLWTASTALAGGTPVHYLCDETNGWMPDVADLESKITDRTKALVVINPNNPTGAVYSREILEQMVELARKHQLLLLADEIYDKILYDDAKHISLATLAPDLLTLTFNGLSKAYRVAGYRSGWLIITGPKEHASSFIEGISLLANMRLCPNVPAQHAIQVALGGHQSIDDLVLPGGRLLEQRDVAWSKLNEIPGVSCVKPTGALYAFPRLDPEVHDIHDDEQLVLDLLLQEKILVTQGTGFNWPAPDHLRIVTLPWARDLSSAIERLGNFLAGYRQ from the coding sequence GTGAGTACGCACCAGTTACCGTGGCACGGCACCAGCCAGCACCCCCGGCAACGTACGTTCACGCAGTCCACCAAGCTGCAGGACGTTCTGTACGAGATCCGCGGTCCGATCCATGAGCACGCCACCCGTCTGGAGAACGAGGGTCACCGCATCCTCAAGCTCAATATCGGCAATCCCGCGCCGTTTGGCTTCGAGGCGCCCGACGTGATCATGCGCGACATGATCGCCGCCCTGCCCGACGCCCAGGGCTACTCCGACTCCAAAGGCATTCCCAGCGCACGCCGCGCGGTGTTCACCCGCTACGAACTGGTTGAGGGATTTCCCCGCTTCGACATCGACGATGTCTACCTCGGCAACGGAGTCTCCGAGCTCATCACGATGACGCTGCAGGCACTGCTCGACAACGGTGACCAGGTGCTCATCCCCGCGCCGGACTACCCGCTGTGGACCGCATCGACCGCACTGGCCGGCGGCACCCCGGTGCATTACCTGTGCGATGAAACCAACGGCTGGATGCCCGACGTCGCCGATCTGGAATCCAAGATCACCGACCGCACCAAGGCGCTCGTGGTGATCAACCCGAACAACCCGACCGGCGCGGTATACAGCCGCGAAATCCTCGAGCAGATGGTCGAATTGGCGCGCAAGCACCAACTGTTGCTACTCGCCGACGAGATCTACGACAAGATCCTTTACGACGACGCGAAACACATCAGCCTGGCCACGCTGGCGCCGGACCTGCTGACGCTGACGTTCAACGGGCTTTCCAAGGCCTACCGGGTCGCCGGCTACCGGTCGGGTTGGCTGATCATCACCGGGCCCAAGGAACACGCCAGCAGCTTCATCGAAGGCATCAGCTTGTTGGCCAACATGCGACTGTGTCCGAATGTGCCTGCGCAACATGCCATTCAGGTCGCCCTGGGCGGTCACCAGAGTATCGACGACCTGGTCCTGCCGGGCGGGCGTCTGCTCGAGCAGCGCGATGTGGCCTGGAGCAAGCTCAATGAGATCCCCGGGGTGTCGTGTGTCAAGCCGACCGGCGCCCTCTACGCCTTCCCTCGGCTCGACCCCGAGGTGCACGACATCCACGACGATGAGCAGTTGGTGCTGGATCTCCTTCTCCAGGAGAAGATTCTGGTCACCCAGGGCACCGGGTTCAACTGGCCGGCACCGGATCACCTTCGAATCGTGACACTGCCCTGGGCGCGGGATCTGAGCAGCGCCATCGAGCGTCTAGGCAACTTTCTGGCCGGCTATCGGCAATAG
- a CDS encoding YibE/F family protein codes for MAHSHSHTGPAPLSPLAARIVVIALAVIGLAVVLGAVLLWPGGSKVDIPLPFQNGAGGAVTTEGGHVVSSGLADCGSPSAGQVLTATPAPGIAGSGSCVQTVVAIDSGPNRGASTMLEFSPGPGQPNLLAGDSIRIFRQVDQQGTTSYAFYDYERTWPLIALAAAFAVVIAAVARWRGLRALVGIAVAFAVLVAFLLPALRDGAPAVPVALVASAAILYAVIYLAHGVSLRTSAALLGTLSAMLLAAGLSWAAIELAHLTGLSEDQNNEVAAYMGHVSIQGLLLAGFIIGSLGVLNDVTITQASAVFELAHAAHGSRKQIFLSAMRIGSDHIASTVYTLVLAYAGSSLPLLLLFSVANRSLGDVLTSESVAIEIARSAVGGIALALSVPLTTAIAAVLATPGPAGSSDSRRSQI; via the coding sequence GTGGCGCATTCGCATTCGCACACCGGCCCTGCGCCGCTGAGTCCGCTGGCCGCCCGCATCGTCGTGATCGCCCTGGCGGTGATCGGTCTGGCCGTGGTGTTGGGTGCGGTGCTGCTGTGGCCGGGCGGCTCGAAGGTCGACATTCCGCTGCCGTTTCAGAACGGCGCGGGCGGCGCGGTCACCACCGAGGGTGGTCACGTGGTGTCCAGCGGCCTGGCGGATTGTGGCAGCCCGTCGGCAGGCCAGGTGCTCACCGCGACGCCGGCCCCCGGGATCGCCGGCAGTGGCAGCTGCGTGCAAACGGTGGTGGCCATCGACAGCGGGCCCAATCGGGGGGCCTCCACCATGCTGGAGTTCTCTCCGGGCCCGGGTCAGCCAAACCTGTTGGCGGGTGACTCGATTCGGATCTTCCGCCAGGTCGACCAGCAGGGCACGACCAGTTACGCGTTCTATGACTACGAGCGCACCTGGCCGTTGATCGCACTGGCAGCTGCGTTTGCGGTCGTCATCGCGGCGGTGGCCCGCTGGCGGGGGCTGCGTGCGCTGGTCGGGATCGCCGTCGCTTTCGCCGTCTTGGTGGCCTTCCTGCTACCGGCACTGCGAGACGGCGCCCCCGCGGTGCCGGTGGCTCTGGTCGCGTCGGCGGCGATCCTCTACGCGGTCATCTATCTGGCGCACGGGGTCAGCCTCCGTACCAGTGCCGCCCTGCTGGGCACGTTGAGCGCGATGTTGTTGGCGGCCGGGTTGTCCTGGGCAGCAATCGAACTCGCCCACTTAACCGGTCTCTCTGAGGACCAGAACAACGAGGTCGCCGCCTATATGGGGCACGTGTCCATTCAGGGCTTGCTGCTGGCGGGGTTCATCATCGGCTCATTGGGTGTGCTCAATGACGTGACGATCACTCAAGCGTCGGCCGTGTTCGAACTGGCCCACGCTGCCCACGGGTCGCGCAAGCAGATCTTCCTGAGCGCCATGCGGATCGGCAGCGACCACATCGCCAGCACGGTCTACACGCTGGTGCTGGCCTATGCCGGCAGCTCGCTGCCGCTTCTGCTGTTGTTCAGTGTGGCCAACCGGTCGCTAGGGGACGTGCTGACCAGTGAAAGTGTGGCAATCGAGATCGCCCGCTCGGCGGTGGGCGGTATCGCGCTGGCCCTGTCGGTGCCGTTGACCACCGCGATTGCCGCGGTGCTGGCTACCCCTGGTCCAGCAGGTTCATCAGATAGCCGCCGTAGCCAGATTTGA
- a CDS encoding NAD(P)/FAD-dependent oxidoreductase: MAVVGDHAIVLGASMSGLLAARVLSDFYRTVTVVERDDLPDEPVNRRGIPQGRHVHALLGRGGQIIDELFPGFLGELVDAGGVSLNDGDFSKIYVSFGGHTVVRSGFSRRPEAAMYLSSRPFLEYHVRRRLRAVRNVTLLEGHDVVDLIPTADRTRITGVQVASHADGSKQRLTADLVVDAMGRGSRTPVLLEGLGYQRPTEDHVVVHTTYSSQLLRIPPGLVEQVVVIGAAPGRPTGLFLSSYEDNQWMFTVWGMLGNEPPCDRAGMLDFAYDFAPPHVWAAARAGEPLGDVVRHRMPWSQWRRYDKVQRFPDGLVVCGDALCSFNPVYGQGMTVGALDALALRDCLSSGTHDLPRRYFRKASKSIAIAWRMAAGSDLAFPEVEGRRTLATRAANRIADWVLSVCSSDVVVAEKFFRVNNFLDPPTRLLHPAFIFQLATAKLRRRRRGELLPIAGQKVA, translated from the coding sequence ATGGCCGTCGTCGGGGACCATGCCATTGTTCTCGGTGCCAGCATGAGCGGCTTGCTGGCCGCGCGGGTACTGAGTGACTTCTATCGGACGGTGACGGTGGTCGAACGCGACGACCTACCCGACGAACCCGTCAACCGGCGCGGGATCCCGCAGGGTCGGCACGTCCACGCCCTGCTCGGCCGCGGCGGCCAGATCATCGACGAGCTGTTCCCGGGGTTTCTGGGTGAACTCGTCGACGCTGGGGGCGTCTCACTCAACGACGGAGACTTCTCGAAGATCTACGTGTCGTTCGGCGGCCACACGGTGGTCCGGTCCGGCTTCTCGCGGCGGCCCGAGGCGGCGATGTACCTGTCCAGCCGGCCGTTCCTGGAGTATCACGTCCGGCGCCGGTTACGCGCCGTGCGCAACGTGACGTTGTTGGAGGGTCACGACGTCGTCGACCTGATACCGACCGCCGATCGGACCCGCATCACCGGCGTGCAAGTGGCAAGCCACGCCGACGGGTCGAAACAACGCCTGACCGCAGATCTCGTCGTCGATGCGATGGGCCGTGGATCTCGCACACCGGTGTTACTCGAAGGGCTTGGCTACCAGCGGCCGACCGAAGACCACGTCGTCGTGCATACCACGTATTCCAGTCAGCTGCTGCGCATCCCACCCGGACTCGTCGAGCAGGTCGTCGTCATCGGTGCCGCACCCGGCCGGCCCACCGGGCTGTTCTTGTCGAGCTACGAGGACAACCAGTGGATGTTCACCGTCTGGGGCATGCTGGGCAACGAGCCGCCGTGCGATCGTGCGGGCATGCTGGACTTCGCATACGATTTTGCGCCGCCGCATGTTTGGGCCGCCGCGCGTGCCGGCGAACCGCTGGGTGATGTGGTTCGGCACCGGATGCCATGGAGCCAGTGGCGGCGTTACGACAAGGTGCAGCGATTTCCGGATGGTTTGGTGGTGTGCGGGGACGCGCTGTGCAGCTTCAACCCCGTTTACGGTCAGGGGATGACGGTGGGGGCGCTGGATGCGCTTGCCCTGCGCGACTGCCTGAGCTCGGGCACCCATGATCTGCCGCGACGCTACTTCCGCAAGGCATCGAAATCCATTGCTATCGCCTGGCGAATGGCGGCCGGAAGCGACCTCGCATTCCCGGAAGTCGAGGGCCGTCGGACCCTCGCGACGCGAGCGGCGAACCGGATTGCCGACTGGGTTCTGAGCGTGTGTTCCTCCGACGTCGTTGTCGCCGAGAAGTTCTTCCGGGTCAACAACTTTCTCGACCCGCCGACTCGACTCCTGCACCCCGCGTTCATCTTTCAACTGGCGACGGCCAAGCTACGGCGCCGGCGCCGGGGTGAGCTATTGCCGATAGCCGGCCAGAAAGTTGCCTAG